Sequence from the Feifania hominis genome:
CCACATCGCCGGCACCAACGGCAAGGGCTCGGTCACGGCGACCATTGCGGGCGTTCTGCGTGAGGCGGGCTACCGCACCGGCATGTACATATCACCGTTTATTGAGGAATTTCGCGAGCGCATCTCCATCAACGGGGAGATGATTCCCGAGCAGGATCTCGCCGACCTCTTCGAGCGCGTCCATCTGGAGGATCAGGCCATGAAGCGCGAGGATGGCATGGAGTGCTCGGAGTTCGAGCTTGTGACGGCCGTTGCCATGCTCTACTATCTGCGCGAACACTGCGACATCGTGGTATTGGAGACGGGTCTCGGCGGGCGCTTTGATGCGACAAACGTCATCGACACGCCGCTGTGCTCGGTCATCATGTCGATCTCTCTCGATCATACGGAGTATCTCGGCGACACCATAGACAAGATCGCCTGCGAGAAAGCCGGCATCATCAAAGAGGGCGGCCACACCGTTCTCTACCCGATTCAGCTCGCCGATACCTACCGCGTCGTTCAGGACAGGGCCGCCGAGATGCACAACACCCTCGTCGTACCCGACACCACCAAGATCAACATCACCAAAGACAGCCTCGACGGCGTGGAGTTTGACTACACCGGACTGCACGTCACGCTCGGCATGCTCGGGGAGCATCAGATCTACAACACCG
This genomic interval carries:
- a CDS encoding bifunctional folylpolyglutamate synthase/dihydrofolate synthase, with amino-acid sequence MTYEEALEIIHGTERFGIKPGLARIERLLERLGSPHRQLKFIHIAGTNGKGSVTATIAGVLREAGYRTGMYISPFIEEFRERISINGEMIPEQDLADLFERVHLEDQAMKREDGMECSEFELVTAVAMLYYLREHCDIVVLETGLGGRFDATNVIDTPLCSVIMSISLDHTEYLGDTIDKIACEKAGIIKEGGHTVLYPIQLADTYRVVQDRAAEMHNTLVVPDTTKINITKDSLDGVEFDYTGLHVTLGMLGEHQIYNTVTALEALRIVKEKGFPVSKEQLLEGIRKVRFMGRFEICAREPLIVLDGGHNVSGIKTLTKSIKNYIRPSIKGRLYVIMGILRDKEYKKCISSVAKLCDSFVAVAPDSARMLDPKIGAKIAGVYCDDVRSCKYAPQALDSVLKKATADDAIVVCGSLYLLGGVRRHIRELSGVKKLI